The proteins below are encoded in one region of Amycolatopsis magusensis:
- a CDS encoding VOC family protein produces the protein MEKTIPLLPCVSITETLDFYCSLGFEVTYRQKAPNVYAVVDFEGVELHFYVLKGLAPQDNFSTCYVLTDRVDVLYERFTGGLRAALGKVPSRGTPRVNPLKNLRSGARQFIVIDPSGNYVRIGQPFSAPNNGLAEGPVEGPKLGRVLETATMLADSRDDPHAAVRTLDRALALDEEVPAVLRFRALVLRTDLALRLGDEDGARALLSEVDGFGPVGDGEAADEVRRVEELREQLTIG, from the coding sequence GAAGACCATCCCGCTGCTGCCCTGCGTTTCGATCACCGAGACGCTCGACTTCTACTGCTCGCTCGGCTTCGAAGTGACCTACCGGCAGAAAGCGCCCAACGTGTACGCGGTGGTCGATTTCGAGGGGGTAGAACTGCACTTCTACGTGCTGAAAGGCTTGGCGCCGCAGGACAACTTCAGCACTTGCTACGTGCTGACCGATCGGGTGGACGTGCTGTACGAGCGGTTCACCGGCGGCCTGCGCGCGGCGCTGGGCAAGGTGCCCTCGCGCGGGACGCCGCGGGTCAACCCGCTCAAGAACCTGCGTTCGGGCGCCCGGCAGTTCATCGTGATCGACCCGTCGGGCAATTACGTCCGCATCGGCCAGCCCTTCAGCGCGCCGAACAACGGGCTCGCCGAAGGACCCGTCGAGGGCCCGAAGCTCGGCCGCGTCCTGGAGACTGCCACCATGTTGGCCGACTCGCGCGACGATCCACATGCGGCGGTGCGGACGCTCGACCGGGCGCTCGCGCTCGACGAGGAAGTGCCCGCGGTGCTGCGTTTCCGTGCGCTGGTACTGCGTACCGATCTGGCGCTGCGGCTGGGCGACGAGGACGGGGCGCGGGCGCTGTTGTCCGAAGTGGACGGTTTCGGGCCGGTTGGTGACGGCGAGGCGGCCGACGAGGTGCGGCGCGTCGAGGAGCTGCGCGAACAGCTCACGATCGGGTGA
- a CDS encoding YciI family protein, whose protein sequence is MRFMILLKSDESNDSGRAPTEAELTEMAKFNEEMVGAGILLTGEGLAPSSQGARVKLSNGSATVTDGPFTEAKELIAGFWMIEVPSLEEALSWVKRVPGPDQEIEVRRVLEAEDFGEAFTPELQEKEARMRAAAAERTDG, encoded by the coding sequence ATGAGATTCATGATCCTGCTCAAGTCCGACGAGTCGAACGACAGCGGCCGGGCGCCCACCGAAGCCGAACTCACCGAGATGGCGAAGTTCAACGAGGAGATGGTCGGCGCCGGCATCCTGCTCACCGGCGAGGGGCTCGCGCCCAGCTCGCAGGGCGCACGGGTGAAGCTGAGCAACGGCTCGGCGACCGTCACCGACGGGCCGTTCACCGAGGCCAAGGAACTGATCGCCGGGTTCTGGATGATCGAGGTGCCCTCGCTGGAGGAGGCGCTCAGCTGGGTGAAGCGGGTCCCCGGCCCCGACCAGGAGATCGAGGTGCGGCGCGTGCTCGAGGCCGAGGACTTCGGCGAGGCCTTCACCCCGGAACTGCAGGAGAAGGAAGCCAGGATGCGCGCGGCCGCCGCCGAGCGCACCGACGGCTAG
- a CDS encoding alpha/beta fold hydrolase, translating into MRERIIRSGDVELWTQAIGEPDAPALLLNAGDCQSSMDWPEDLVRLLADAGHLVLRYDYRDTGRSTHREFPPNPYDFGDLARDAVAVLDGWGIERAHSLGFGMGSAVSQLLALDHRERLTAITLLGSCAMDVDFFGNWERALTGEPTLDGLPTPERWFVELAFNPASVSEIEFYRRLSGDQLPFDESELQQRIDRVRAHAADEEPVEDHPHGQIRQDWTKRAADLAGITTPALVIEAPLDPIHPPPHARHLAESIPGARLTTIPGMGHYLAPAIHQPLTDAVTAHVGAGM; encoded by the coding sequence ATGCGCGAACGAATCATCCGATCCGGCGACGTCGAACTGTGGACCCAGGCGATCGGCGAACCCGATGCCCCGGCGCTGCTGCTGAACGCCGGGGACTGCCAGTCGTCGATGGACTGGCCGGAGGATCTGGTGCGCCTGCTCGCCGACGCCGGGCACCTGGTGCTCCGCTACGACTACCGCGACACCGGACGCTCCACGCACCGCGAGTTCCCGCCGAATCCCTACGACTTCGGCGATCTGGCCCGCGACGCGGTCGCGGTGCTCGACGGGTGGGGCATCGAACGCGCCCACTCGCTCGGGTTCGGCATGGGTTCGGCGGTCAGCCAGCTGCTCGCGCTGGACCACCGCGAACGACTGACCGCGATCACCCTGCTCGGCAGCTGCGCGATGGACGTGGACTTCTTCGGCAACTGGGAACGCGCGCTCACCGGGGAGCCCACGCTCGACGGCCTGCCCACGCCGGAGCGCTGGTTCGTCGAACTCGCCTTCAATCCCGCGTCGGTCTCGGAAATCGAGTTCTACCGGCGGCTTTCCGGCGACCAGCTCCCCTTCGACGAGAGCGAGCTACAGCAACGGATCGATCGCGTGCGCGCACACGCGGCGGACGAGGAGCCGGTCGAGGACCACCCACACGGCCAGATCCGGCAGGACTGGACCAAGCGGGCCGCCGACCTGGCGGGCATCACCACGCCCGCGCTGGTCATCGAGGCCCCACTGGACCCGATCCACCCGCCGCCCCACGCGCGGCACCTCGCCGAGTCGATCCCGGGCGCGCGGCTGACGACCATCCCCGGCATGGGCCACTACCTGGCGCCCGCGATCCACCAGCCGCTGACCGACGCGGTCACCGCTCACGTCGGCGCGGGGATGTGA
- a CDS encoding HPr family phosphocarrier protein produces the protein MLSTRVTIGSSVGLHARPARLLAEAAGKQSASVRIGRSEDALVDAASILAVMSLGVGGGEDVVLVVEGEGAEETLRELSELLSQDLDATVPA, from the coding sequence GTGCTCAGCACACGAGTCACCATTGGTTCTTCGGTCGGTCTGCACGCGCGGCCGGCCCGGTTGCTCGCCGAGGCCGCCGGCAAGCAGTCCGCCTCCGTCCGCATCGGCCGCTCCGAAGACGCACTGGTCGACGCGGCGAGCATCCTCGCGGTGATGTCGCTCGGCGTCGGCGGCGGCGAAGACGTGGTGCTGGTGGTGGAAGGCGAAGGCGCGGAAGAGACGCTGCGCGAGCTTTCCGAGCTGCTGTCCCAGGATCTCGACGCCACGGTCCCCGCCTGA